One bacterium genomic window, CGTTCATCATAAATAGAACCAGCTATGCATGTTTTATATTTTTTAGCCAAATTTTTTAAAAATACTTTAATTTCAGAACTATAAAAGTCACCCCTTTTTTCTACCCCTGCATAATAGAAAATTTCAGGTAGACAAACAAGGTCTGGTTTTATATTTGATATTTCTTCAAATGTTTTTTCAATATATTCAAGATTATCCTGAATTTTTTCTATTTTTCTATGTTCACATGCCATAGAGATAGTTGCAATTTTCATTTGAGTACCCCCTTTATTCTTTCTTCAAACATTTCCTCTGGCATTGCTCCAATAATTCTATCCACTTCTTTACCATTTTGAAAAATTATAATTGTTGGAATAGACATAATTCCAAATTTAACTGCAATATCCTGTTGTTGGTCTACATTTAATTTACCAAAAGATATTTTCCCTTCATATTTTTTTGAGAGATTTTCAATTATTGGAGATACCATACGACAGGGCATGCACCATGGAGCCCAAAAATCAACAATTACAAATTCCTTTTCCTTTAAAAAATTATCAAAATTATCATTTGTTAATTCAATTATTTTTTCTTCCATTTTT contains:
- the trxA gene encoding thioredoxin yields the protein MEEKIIELTNDNFDNFLKEKEFVIVDFWAPWCMPCRMVSPIIENLSKKYEGKISFGKLNVDQQQDIAVKFGIMSIPTIIIFQNGKEVDRIIGAMPEEMFEERIKGVLK